From one Cupriavidus sp. P-10 genomic stretch:
- a CDS encoding YXWGXW repeat-containing protein encodes MKRQLMLAAAVLATGGAFGLIAPAEAHPTAEARGYGHPPPPPRYEPHPAARRGQVWVPGHWAGARGRYDWRPGYWQAQRPGHRFVPDRWVRGPQGWVMRPGYWTR; translated from the coding sequence ATGAAACGCCAGCTCATGCTTGCCGCAGCCGTCCTCGCCACGGGCGGCGCCTTCGGCCTCATCGCCCCCGCCGAAGCCCATCCCACCGCCGAGGCCCGCGGCTATGGCCATCCGCCGCCGCCGCCGCGCTATGAGCCGCATCCCGCCGCACGCCGCGGCCAGGTCTGGGTGCCCGGCCACTGGGCCGGCGCGCGCGGCCGCTACGACTGGCGCCCCGGCTACTGGCAGGCGCAGCGCCCGGGTCACCGTTTCGTGCCCGACCGCTGGGTGCGCGGACCGCAGGGCTGGGTGATGCGCCCCGGCTACTGGACCCGCTGA
- the cynS gene encoding cyanase: protein MNRSEVTDLIIEAKVRRGITWAQVAERVGRSKEWTTAACLGQMAFDAAGARAVTEIFGLPPEAEAWLREVPYRGSLPTAVPTDPLIYRFYELISVYGTTFKALIHEEFGDGIMSAIDFRMDLQREADPNGDRVRIEMSGKFLPYKTY, encoded by the coding sequence ATGAACCGCAGCGAAGTCACCGATCTCATCATCGAAGCCAAGGTCCGGCGCGGCATTACCTGGGCGCAGGTTGCCGAGCGCGTCGGCCGCAGCAAGGAATGGACGACGGCCGCGTGCCTCGGCCAGATGGCTTTCGACGCGGCCGGGGCGCGCGCGGTGACGGAAATCTTCGGGCTGCCGCCCGAGGCAGAGGCCTGGCTGCGCGAGGTGCCGTACAGGGGCTCGCTGCCAACGGCGGTGCCGACCGATCCGCTGATCTACCGCTTCTACGAACTGATCAGCGTGTACGGCACCACCTTCAAGGCACTGATCCACGAGGAGTTTGGCGACGGCATCATGAGCGCGATCGATTTCCGCATGGACCTGCAGCGCGAAGCCGACCCCAACGGGGATCGGGTGCGCATCGAGATGTCGGGCAAGTTCCTGCCCTACAAGACTTACTGA
- a CDS encoding cyanate transporter, which translates to MAQASDLASAPACARSRGAPARWLVLAAVAGIGLNLRPFLTAVGPLAPSIRAGTGLTYQGMAWLTLLPMLLMGVGAFFGPALRARLGARNAVLGALALLGTACALRLGVTGGGWLIASAALCGLGVAVVQAACPGLVKQEFPGRVAPVMGLYSAALMGGGALGAQLSPYVTELSGSWREALALWSLPALAALALAWVALPRATATATATAARQPSRGATRALLRRPRTWLLMGCFGVMNGGYASLVAWLAPFYQGHGWSAPASGALVALMAVAQAGAALLLPALAARRVDRRGWMVLALAMQVTGFAGLALWPDAAPYAWAMIGGAGLGGCFALYLVVALDHLPDPDSAGTLSALMQGGGFLLAALAPWLTAMLQAHTGGFAAGWWYHLGCAALVGVLTLRLDPAGYGAAYAAPASAVTARAAADSPQ; encoded by the coding sequence ATGGCACAGGCATCCGACCTCGCCAGCGCCCCGGCGTGCGCTCGCAGCAGGGGAGCCCCGGCGCGCTGGCTGGTGCTGGCGGCAGTGGCGGGCATCGGCCTGAACCTGCGGCCGTTCCTGACCGCGGTGGGGCCGCTCGCGCCGTCGATCCGCGCGGGCACCGGGCTTACGTACCAAGGCATGGCCTGGCTGACGTTGCTGCCGATGCTGCTGATGGGCGTGGGCGCGTTCTTCGGCCCCGCGCTGCGTGCACGCCTGGGCGCGCGCAACGCGGTGCTGGGGGCGCTGGCACTGCTGGGCACGGCCTGCGCGCTGCGCCTCGGCGTGACCGGCGGCGGCTGGCTGATCGCCTCGGCGGCGTTGTGCGGGCTGGGCGTGGCCGTGGTGCAGGCGGCCTGCCCGGGACTGGTCAAGCAGGAATTCCCGGGCCGCGTGGCCCCGGTGATGGGGCTGTACTCGGCCGCGCTGATGGGCGGCGGTGCGCTGGGGGCGCAGCTCTCGCCGTACGTGACAGAGCTGTCCGGCAGCTGGCGCGAGGCGCTGGCGCTGTGGTCGCTGCCGGCGCTGGCCGCGCTGGCGCTGGCATGGGTGGCGCTGCCTCGCGCCACCGCGACTGCCACGGCCACCGCGGCGCGCCAACCGTCGCGCGGCGCCACGCGCGCCTTGCTGCGCCGGCCGCGCACGTGGCTGCTGATGGGATGCTTTGGCGTGATGAACGGCGGCTATGCCTCGCTGGTGGCGTGGCTGGCGCCGTTCTACCAGGGGCATGGCTGGAGCGCGCCCGCCAGTGGCGCGCTGGTGGCGCTGATGGCCGTGGCGCAGGCCGGCGCGGCACTGCTGCTGCCGGCGCTGGCGGCACGGCGCGTGGACCGGCGCGGGTGGATGGTGCTGGCGCTGGCGATGCAGGTGACAGGCTTTGCCGGGCTGGCGCTCTGGCCCGACGCGGCACCCTATGCCTGGGCCATGATCGGCGGCGCGGGGCTGGGCGGCTGCTTTGCGCTGTACCTTGTGGTGGCGCTGGACCACCTGCCCGACCCGGACAGCGCCGGCACGCTGAGCGCGCTGATGCAGGGCGGCGGCTTCCTGCTGGCGGCACTGGCGCCGTGGCTGACCGCGATGCTGCAGGCCCATACCGGCGGTTTTGCCGCCGGCTGGTGGTACCACCTGGGCTGCGCCGCGCTGGTGGGCGTGCTGACGCTGCGGCTGGACCCGGCCGGCTATGGCGCGGCTTATGCCGCGCCGGCGTCCGCGGTCACGGCGCGCGCCGCCGCTGACAGCCCTCAGTAA
- a CDS encoding nucleoside deaminase, whose product MTTHQEFMREAVRLAAANRDRGGRPFGAVLAIDGQAIATGVNDIVHSHDPTTHAEMEAVRAAARKLGRPDLRGSVVYASGHPCPMCLAAMTMAGVQAVYYAFDNNDAAPYGMSSEAAYQALRLPLDPPPLPLTRVAVELSAAQLYGPRSPRG is encoded by the coding sequence ATGACCACTCACCAGGAATTCATGCGCGAGGCGGTGCGCCTTGCCGCGGCCAACCGCGACCGCGGCGGGCGTCCCTTCGGTGCCGTGCTGGCCATCGACGGCCAGGCCATTGCCACCGGCGTCAACGATATCGTGCACAGCCACGACCCGACCACCCACGCCGAAATGGAAGCGGTGCGGGCCGCGGCGCGCAAGCTGGGCCGTCCGGATCTGCGCGGCAGCGTGGTCTACGCCAGCGGCCACCCCTGCCCGATGTGCCTGGCGGCCATGACCATGGCCGGCGTGCAGGCGGTCTACTACGCCTTCGACAACAACGACGCCGCGCCCTACGGCATGTCCAGTGAAGCCGCCTACCAGGCGCTGCGCCTGCCGCTGGATCCGCCGCCGCTGCCGCTGACGCGCGTGGCGGTGGAACTGTCCGCCGCCCAGCTTTACGGCCCGCGCTCCCCGCGCGGCTGA
- a CDS encoding LysR family transcriptional regulator: protein MQDPRLDPVLLQSFVAVAESGSFTRAAQRVHLTQSTVSQQVRRLEDQLGCVLLDRGGRYVVTTPEGERLLGYARRLQQLMAEAVGQLRQSAGQGEIRIGVPEDFAARPLTPVLAGFADDWPGVRLEVTSGMSHELWQRFQDRELDLVLVKQRVAQAPGMASWPEPLCWIDSRSRPAVTRDPVPLVAFPAGGLYRGEMTHALDAGGRRWRIAFVSASLASILAAVADGLGITLLPRRLATAHHQVLDGGGWPAQVPDVELSLHAQPDLQAPARDMAARLAALCDRVMDPNPAPGAAAPEAG, encoded by the coding sequence ATGCAGGACCCCCGACTCGATCCCGTGCTGTTGCAGAGTTTTGTTGCCGTGGCGGAAAGCGGCAGCTTTACCCGCGCCGCGCAGCGCGTGCACCTGACGCAATCGACCGTCAGCCAGCAGGTGCGCCGGCTGGAAGACCAGCTCGGCTGCGTGCTGCTGGATCGCGGCGGGCGCTACGTGGTGACGACGCCGGAAGGCGAGCGGCTGCTGGGCTACGCGCGCCGCCTGCAGCAGCTGATGGCCGAAGCGGTCGGGCAGTTGCGCCAGAGCGCCGGCCAGGGCGAGATCCGCATCGGGGTGCCGGAAGATTTTGCCGCGCGGCCGCTGACGCCGGTGCTGGCCGGGTTTGCCGACGACTGGCCCGGGGTTCGGCTGGAAGTGACCAGCGGCATGAGCCACGAGCTGTGGCAGCGCTTCCAGGATCGCGAGCTGGACCTGGTGCTGGTCAAGCAGCGCGTGGCGCAGGCACCGGGCATGGCCAGCTGGCCCGAGCCGCTCTGCTGGATCGACAGCCGCAGCCGCCCGGCGGTGACGCGCGATCCGGTGCCGCTGGTGGCGTTTCCCGCCGGCGGGCTGTACCGCGGCGAGATGACGCACGCGCTCGATGCCGGCGGGCGGCGCTGGCGCATCGCCTTTGTCAGTGCGAGCCTCGCCAGCATCCTGGCCGCGGTGGCGGACGGGCTCGGCATCACACTGCTGCCGCGGCGGCTGGCCACGGCGCACCACCAGGTGCTGGACGGCGGCGGCTGGCCGGCACAGGTGCCCGACGTCGAACTCAGCCTGCACGCGCAGCCGGACCTGCAGGCCCCGGCGCGCGACATGGCCGCACGCCTGGCTGCGCTGTGTGACCGCGTGATGGACCCCAACCCGGCCCCCGGCGCCGCGGCGCCGGAAGCAGGCTAG